The Mycolicibacterium aurum genome segment TGGGGTCGGCGAGCAACCGGTCCACCGCCTCCGGCCGGAACAGTCCGCGCTCCTTGGCCGCTGGGGCGTACAGCGCATCGCGCACCAGGTCGAGGTAGGGCCCCTCCAGGTGGGTGAGCGCGGGCACCGGGAAGTACCCCTTGGGCCGGTCGATCACCTCAGATGGGATCACTTGGCGGGCAGCCTGTTTGAGCACGCCCTTACCCTCGTAGGCGGTCTTGAGGTGTGGGGGGCAGGTGGCGGCCAGCTCGACGAGCTCGTGGTCGAGGAACGGCACCCGGCCTTCCAGCCCCCATGCCATCGTCATGTTGTCCACCCGCTTGACCGGGTCGTCGACCAGCATCACGGTGGTGTCCAGGCGCAGCGCCCGGTCCACGCCGGTCTGCGCACCCGCTCGGGCGAAATGTTCGGTGACGAAGAGCTCGCTCGGATCGCCGGCGGAGGCGTACGCCGGCGAGACGATGTCGGCGTAACCCGCCGGGTCCCGGTCGAAGAACGCCGCCCGGTAGCCGGCCACCGAACCTTCGAGCGAGGCGGCCGCGGGTTCGCCCATCGGGGGATACCAGTGGTAGCCGGCGAACACCTCGTCGGCGCCCTGCCCGGACTGCACCACCTTGACGTGCTTGGCGACCTCCTGGCTGAGCAGGAAGAAGGCCACGCAGTCGTGGCTGACCATCGGCTCGCTCATCGCACCGATCGCACCGTCGAGGGCAGGCAACATCCGCGCGGTGTCGATGCGGATCTGATGATGATCGGTACCGAAGCGCTCGGCGACGATGTCGGAGTACTTGAACTCGTCGCCCTTGACGCCGTTGACCGACTCGAAGCCGATCGAGAACGTCTTGAGTCCGTGCTGACCCGCCTCGGCCAGCAGCCCGACGATCAGACTCGAGTCGACACCTCCGGACAGCAGGCACCCCACGGGCACGTCGGCGACCAGGCGCCGCTCGACTGCGGTCCGCAGCGAATCGAGAACCGCGTCCTCCCAATCCTTGTCGGACCAGTCGGCACGGTCGTCGCGGCGGGAGAAGTCCGGCTCCCAGTAGGTGGTCGTGGTGGTCGTGCCGTCGGGCTCGATGGCCATCACGGTGGCGGGGGGCAGCTTGGTCACGCCGCGCAGGATGGTGCGCGGAGACGGCACCACCGAGTGGAACGTCATGTAGTGGTGCAACGCCACGGGGTCGATACGAGTGTCGATGTCACCACCGGCCAGCAGGGCGGGCAGTGACGACGCGAACCTGATCCGGTCGGACGTCTCGGTGAGATAGAGCGGTTTGATGCCGAGGCGGTCGCGGCCCAGCAGTACGCGTCCGCTGTCGCGCTCGACGATGGCGAACGCGAACATTCCCTTGAGGTGGTCGACGAAGCGGTCGCCCCAGTGGTGGTAGCCCTTGAGCAGCACTTCGGTGTCGCTGTGGGAGAAGAACCGATAGCCGTGGCCGTGCAGTTCGTCGCGCAGCTCTTCGTAGTTGTAGATGCAGCCGTTCCAGGCGACGGTCAAGCCGAGTTCGGAGTCGACCATCGGCTGGGCGCCGGCTTCGCTGAGATCGATGATCTTCAGGCGGCGATGCCCGAGGGCCACCCGGCCCTGGGACCACACACCCGCGGCATCAGGGCCGCGGGGGACCATGACTGCGGCCATCGCTGCGACCGCGCGGACATCTGGGGTTCTTCCGTCGAGACGTATCTCGCCGGTGGCTCCACACACCTGGTCGACCCTACTCTGTGACGGCTGTTGGCGTTCAGTGCTGCGCAGCCGTGCGACAGTGCCCGGCAACGCCGTCGTCAATTACCCCCGTCGCCGCCGGGTAAACCTGATGTCGCCGATCAAGATCGAGACGCTGGTCACACGGCGCTCAGGACACGCCCTCCAGACGGCCGCCGGTCTCGTCGATCTGCTTGATGGGTCCGGTGAACCAGTGCTTCACCGACACATGCCAGTAGATGAAGAGCAGGATCAGCACGCCGCCGACCAACAGCGGTGTGTAGTTGACGTACTTCCACTCGAAGCTGTCACCCCAGAACACCCCGCCCGACGACGTCGGGAACATCGCGATGATCGAGGTGATGATGATCTCGACGACGGCGACGGGCGCCATCCACCGGTGATGGCCGCGCAGGTTCCACTTGCCCACCTGGAAGTCGTCGCCCATCCGCCAGCGCAGGTAGATCGGGACCGCGAAGCAGAGGTACAGGCCCACGACGCCGATCGAGACCACGGCGAAGAAGGCCACCGGGACGGGGGCGCCGTTGATGTCGACCTCCACCAGGGCGGGCAGCGTGATGACAGCGGCGAGGACGGCGGTGACGACCACACCGTTGGCGGGGATCCGGTTCTTGCTGACTTTCGACCACAGCTGATGGCCGGGGACGGCGCGGTCCCTGCTGAACGCAAACAGCATGCGTGACGCGCTGGTCTGGCAGGCCGTGGTGCAGAAGAACTGTCCTGCGGTCGAGATGAGCAGGATGATGGCCACCCACTGCGAGTCCAGGGCCTGGGTGAAGATCCCGACCACCGCGCCGCCGCCCGCGGACACCGCATCGGCGTCGTTGACTGCGAACAGGAACGTCAGCAGCAGGATCCAGCCACCGATGGCCGAGTAGAAAATGGACCGCCAGATGCCTTTCGCCGCACCGTCGGCCGCGCTCTTGGTCTCTTCCGACAGGTGTGCCGAGGCGTCGTAGCCGGTGATCGTGTACTGCGTCAGGATCGCCGAGATCGGCAGTACGAACAGCAGGACGCCGATGCCGGAGGTTTCGCCGCCGAACATGCCGCTGTTGTTGATCGTCTGCGCGAACACGTCACCGAAGCTGGCGTGTTGATCGGGTAGCAGCCAGAGGATCGCGATCACCGCGGCCGCACCGGCCACGTGCCACCACACCGAGACGTTGTTGATCACTGCCAGCAGATGCGAGGAGAAGATGTTGATGATCGCCGAGATCGCCAGGATGACGATGAACATGATGAACGTCCTGGTCAGGCTGTAGCCCTCCAGCCAGGTCTCGCTGAACGTGCCGAGCGTGAGGTCGAGGAACGTCGCACACCCGTAGGCCACCGACGCCAGGATCGCGATCAGCCCGATGAGGTTGAGCCAGCCGGTGTAGAAGCCGGCCTTGGGGCCGCCGAGTTTGGCTGCCCACCA includes the following:
- a CDS encoding N-acetylglutaminylglutamine amidotransferase codes for the protein MCGATGEIRLDGRTPDVRAVAAMAAVMVPRGPDAAGVWSQGRVALGHRRLKIIDLSEAGAQPMVDSELGLTVAWNGCIYNYEELRDELHGHGYRFFSHSDTEVLLKGYHHWGDRFVDHLKGMFAFAIVERDSGRVLLGRDRLGIKPLYLTETSDRIRFASSLPALLAGGDIDTRIDPVALHHYMTFHSVVPSPRTILRGVTKLPPATVMAIEPDGTTTTTTYWEPDFSRRDDRADWSDKDWEDAVLDSLRTAVERRLVADVPVGCLLSGGVDSSLIVGLLAEAGQHGLKTFSIGFESVNGVKGDEFKYSDIVAERFGTDHHQIRIDTARMLPALDGAIGAMSEPMVSHDCVAFFLLSQEVAKHVKVVQSGQGADEVFAGYHWYPPMGEPAAASLEGSVAGYRAAFFDRDPAGYADIVSPAYASAGDPSELFVTEHFARAGAQTGVDRALRLDTTVMLVDDPVKRVDNMTMAWGLEGRVPFLDHELVELAATCPPHLKTAYEGKGVLKQAARQVIPSEVIDRPKGYFPVPALTHLEGPYLDLVRDALYAPAAKERGLFRPEAVDRLLADPNGKLTPLRGNELWQIALLELWLQKHGINGPAA
- a CDS encoding amino acid permease translates to MPEGHEYLDEDERHLASLGYTQELHRSWSGFSNFAISFSIISILAGCFTSFGLGWNNGGPAAIAWGWPIVSVFILIIGLCMSELVSAYPTSGGIYWWAAKLGGPKAGFYTGWLNLIGLIAILASVAYGCATFLDLTLGTFSETWLEGYSLTRTFIMFIVILAISAIINIFSSHLLAVINNVSVWWHVAGAAAVIAILWLLPDQHASFGDVFAQTINNSGMFGGETSGIGVLLFVLPISAILTQYTITGYDASAHLSEETKSAADGAAKGIWRSIFYSAIGGWILLLTFLFAVNDADAVSAGGGAVVGIFTQALDSQWVAIILLISTAGQFFCTTACQTSASRMLFAFSRDRAVPGHQLWSKVSKNRIPANGVVVTAVLAAVITLPALVEVDINGAPVPVAFFAVVSIGVVGLYLCFAVPIYLRWRMGDDFQVGKWNLRGHHRWMAPVAVVEIIITSIIAMFPTSSGGVFWGDSFEWKYVNYTPLLVGGVLILLFIYWHVSVKHWFTGPIKQIDETGGRLEGVS